The Candidatus Alcyoniella australis genomic interval CCGCTGCATCCGGGCACGGGCGAGCCGCTGAAGCCCGACGAGATGGAGCACATGTTCCCGCGCGGCCTGATCGAACAGGAGATCAGCTCTCAGCGCGAAATCCCGATCCCCGAGCCGGTGCGCGAGGCCTACGCACTGTATCGCCCCTCGCCGCTGATCCGCGCCGCGCGTTTTGAAAAGGCGTTGGGCACTCCGGCCAAGATCTACTTCAAGTACGAGGGCGTCAGCCCGGTGGGCTCGCACAAGGCCAACACCGCCCTGGCCCAGGCCTACTACAACAAGCTCGAGGGAATCGACACCATGACCACCGAGACCGGCGCGGGCCAGTGGGGCAGCGCGTTGGCCATGGCCGGGTCGTTCTTCGGCCTTAAGGTGCGGGTCTACATGGTGCGCGTGAGCTTCGACCAGAAGCCCTACCGCCGCGTGGTGATGGAGACTTACGGCGCCCAGGCCTTTGCCAGCCCCTCGCAGCGCACCGAGACCGGCCGCAAGGTGCTCGCCGAGTTCCCCGACACCCCGGGTAGCCTGGCGATCGCCATCAGCGAGGCAATCGAGGACGCGATCGGCTCCGAGAACACCAAGTACGGCCTGGGCAGCGTGCTCAACCACGTAATGCTGCATCAGACCGTGATCGGCCAAGAGGCGCTCAAGCAGTTCAAGCTCGCCAACGATTACCCCGACGTGGTGATCGGCTGCCACGGCGGCGGATCGAACTTCTCCGGCATGTCGTTCCCGTTCGTACGCGACAAGATCAACGGCCGCGACCTGCGCATTATCGCGGTCGAGCCGCGCTCATGTCCCTCGCTGACCAAGGG includes:
- a CDS encoding TrpB-like pyridoxal phosphate-dependent enzyme, which codes for MKPIRFELPFEDSPQNYYNIVPDLPTPPPPPLHPGTGEPLKPDEMEHMFPRGLIEQEISSQREIPIPEPVREAYALYRPSPLIRAARFEKALGTPAKIYFKYEGVSPVGSHKANTALAQAYYNKLEGIDTMTTETGAGQWGSALAMAGSFFGLKVRVYMVRVSFDQKPYRRVVMETYGAQAFASPSQRTETGRKVLAEFPDTPGSLAIAISEAIEDAIGSENTKYGLGSVLNHVMLHQTVIGQEALKQFKLANDYPDVVIGCHGGGSNFSGMSFPFVRDKINGRDLRIIAVEPRSCPSLTKGKYEYDFGDKSEMTPLLKMHTLGHNYIPPGIHAGGLRYHGAAPLVSHLLDLGLIEAKSVPQGPVFKAGIAFARTEGIIPAPETCHAIAEVVSQAERCKQEGKAETIVFNLSGHGMLDLSAYDDYLSGKLVLVEGDED